The DNA segment ATCCCGTTCTTGCTTTGGAGGGAGTCGTCCTCACCATGTTTGACGCCCGGACCAATCTCTCCATACAGGTGGTGGATGAGGTGAAAAATCACTTTAGAAGCAAAGTCTACCAAACCATTATCCCCCGCAATGTACGGTTAAGTGAAGCGCCAAGTCATGGTCAGCCTATTATTAAATATGATGCCAGATCCAAGGGTGCGGAAGTATATATGGATTTGGCCAGAGAGGTGTGTGGCGATGATTAAACAGCAACGAGGCTTAGGCAGAGGGTTGGATGCACTTTTTAAACAGGCACCGCCAGAGGAAGTATCCAATGAAATACCGATTGAGCAGATTATGCCTAACAAGTTCCAGCCGCGACGGGTTTTTGATGAAGAAGCCTTGAGCGAATTAGCCCAATCTATTCAATTATATGGTGTTCTACAACCTGTGGTAGTACGGCGCACCTTGGAAGGCTACGAATTGGTAGCCGGTGAACGGCGCTGGCGGGCCTCTCGGAAGGCTGGCCGGCAAACTATTCCGGCTTTGGTCAGAGAATATAGTGACGCCGAAATGACGGAAATTGCCCTCATTGAAAACTTGCAGCGGGAAAATTTGAACCCTATTGAAGAGGCAATGGCCTTTCGTCGTTTAATGGAAGAGTTTGGTTTGACCCAGGAGGAAGTGGCCCGGAAAATTGGCCGAAGCCGTTCTTTAATAGCTAATACGATTCGTATGTTAAATTTACCGGCTGCTATTCAGGAATATGTTTCACGTGGAACATTATCCATGGGCCAGGCCCGACCGTTATTAGGATTGGAATGCGTGGATTTGCAATTGGAAGCGGCGGAAATTATTATTGGTGAAGATTTATCGGCCCGTGATGCAGAAGAACTGGTTAAAAAGCTGAATGCTGCGCCTAAACAGGAAAAACAAAAAACGGTTGAGCCACCGAAAGAAATTTTCGTGGTAGAAGCGGAAGACCGTTTGAAATTATTATTAGGAACTCAGGTTAAAATAAAACCGGGGAAGATTAAAAGTAAAATTGAAATTGAATTTTATTCCGCCGATGATTTGGACCGTATTATTGAAACCTTAATGCCGGCGCCGGTTGCTGCCGGAACAAAGGTAAGGGGCCCCTTTATTATTTGAATTGTTTCACGTGAAACAAGTGTAGAGACAGGCCCTCTTTTACTCAAGAACACAGGCTGAATTTTCAGTAAGGCGGAAAACTGAGACGTAGTGGTTCCTATGCCAATTGACGGCAATGAACCAGGTGGAAGTTTGGCTAAGTTATTGGGTGAAATATGACTTTGTACTACACTAAAGGAGGGACCCCATGCGCTGGGAAAAAGATCTGCTAGGCAGCAAAGAGATTGCAGATGAAGCATACTATGGCATACATACGTTGCGGGCATTGGAAAATTTTCCGATCAGCGGTTATAAGGTTCACCCTAAACTGCTGGAGGCACTAGTGGCAATCAAGAAGGCCGCAGCTGAAGTTAACGGGGAACTGGGTCATATCCCGCAAGAGGTTGCCCAGGCGATTGCTGCTGCCGCTGAAGAAGTGCTGGCCGGTGGTTTGCGGGAAGCCTTTGTTGTAGATGCGCTGCAAGGGGGCGCCGGAACATCAACTAATATGAACGTCAATGAGGTTCTAGCCAATCGGGCCATTGAACTGCTGGGTGGAAAAAGAGGCGACTATGAGCGGGTACATCCGTTAAATCATGTAAATAAGCATCAGTCAACCAATGATGTTTATCCTACAGCGCTGCGAATGGCAGCGGTATGGTTGTTAAAGCCTTTAAGTGAGGCCTGTGCCCGGTTGCAGCAAACTTTTCAGGATAAGGAAGCCGAGTTCGCTTCGATTATTAAAGTCGCCAGAACCGAGCTCCAGGATGCGGTGCCCATTATGTTAGGACAGGAATTCAGCGCCTATGCCCAAGCAGTAGCGAGGGATCGTTGGCGCTTATATAAAGTAGAAGAACGGCTAAGACAGGTGAATCTGGGCGGCACGGCGGTCGGAACCGGCCTAGCGGCTGATTGGCAGTATATTTACCGGGTGAATGACCGGGTTCGTCAGTATGCGAAATTTGGCATGGCCCGGGCGGAGAATATGATAGATATAACGCAAAATGCCGATGTGTTTGTCGAAGTATCCGGACTTTTGAAGGCCTTAGCGGTTAATATCGGTAAAATAGCCAATGATTTGCGATTGCTTGCCTCTGGCCCCAGAGCCGGTTTGGCCGAAATTTGCCTGCCCGAACGACAGGCCGGGTCTTCCCTCATGCCGGGGAAAGTCAATCCGATCATCCCGGAGGCTGTCAACCAGGCTTCTTTTCATGTGATTGCTTCCGATACGGCGATTACGCTGGCAGCCCAGGCCGGACAACTGGAACTGAATGCTTTTTTGCCGCTGATTGCTCACCATTTATTGTCAAGTATTGATATTCTGACCCAAAGTGTCACAATCTTTGGCTCCCATTGTGTGGCCGGTATTAGGGCAAACCAGTCCGTTTGTCGCAATAATTTGGAAAACAGCCTGGTTAGTGTCACGGCTCTGGTTCCTTATCTTGGCTATGACACGGCAACTGCCGTTGTCCGGCAGGCGGCGGCCAGCGGCCGGACGATAGCGGAAGTAGTGCAGGACATGCAATTAATGGAACCGGAAGAGTTAGACAGAATTCTTGATCCCCATCATATGACTATGCCGTTACAGCGGCGCTGAGAAGTATTAATATTCAGTTACAGGGTGGAATGAGATATGCAGGATACACCAAAAGGAAATCGTTTGCACATTGCCATGTTTGGCCGTCGCAATGTGGGGAAATCCAGTTTGATCAATGCGCTGACCAGTCAGAGTATTGCTTTGGTATCAGCCGTACCAGGCACAACGGCCGACCCGGTTTATAAGGCGATGGAGATGCTGCCGCTGGGGCCGGTAATGATGATTGATACGGCCGGCATTGATGATGAAGGAACCTTGGGCACCCTGCGGGTAGAAAAGACGATGCAGGTGCTGACTAAAACGGATCTGGCTATTTTAGTCTTATCGGCAGAAACCGGTGTGTCCGCTTATGAACAGACCATTGCGGCGGCTATCCGGGAACGGGGGATTCCTTTGGTCGGCGTATTGAACAAAATGGATACGGCGGCATTTAATCAGAGCAAGCTGGAGGAATGGGGTAAAGCTTTGGAGCTTTCCCTGGTTCCGGTAAGTGCTGTAGAGCATAAGGGACTTGAACAGGTAAAGCAACAAATTATCAAGCAGGCTCCCGGTGATTGGGACAGCATGCCGGTTATCGGTGATTTGCTAAATCCCGGCGACACGGTTGTCTTAGTGGTACCCATTGACCTGGCAGCCCCCAAGGGAAGGCTGATTTTGCCACAAGTTCAGACCATCCGCGATATTCTTGATCATGATGCGTATAGCCTGGTTGTTAAAGAGCGGGAATTAAAAGAGGCCCTGGGAAACTTACGTAAGCCACCCCGGCTTGTAGTAACCGACTCCCAGGAGTTTCTCAAGGTAGATGCCGATACGCCACCGGAGATTATGCTTACTTCCTTCTCCATTTTATTTGCCCGACATAAAGGGGATTTAGAGACCCTGGTGAGTGGCGCCAAGGCCATTGACAGGCTGCAGCCGGGAGACCGGGTATTGATTGCCGAGGCTTGTACTCATCACCGTCAGGCCGATGATATCGGCAAGGTTAAAATTCCCCGCTGGTTGCGGCAGCGAATAGGCGGCGAGCTGGAATTTAACTGGGTATCGGGTGGTGAATTTCCAGCGGACCTGTCTTCCTATAAGCTGATTGTCCATTGCGGCTCTTGTATGCTGACGCGGCGGGAAATGCTATACCGGCTGTCCGTTGCCCGCCAGGCCAATGTACCTATTGTCAATTACGGCGTTCTCATTGCCTGGGTGCATGGTATTTTGCCGCGGGCCTTGCTGCCGTTTCCCGCTGCCCGGAGCATTTTGGAAGACTAACCGCTGACGCATAGGAGAAAGTGCTTAGACTAACCAGCCTGCTTATCCTCAGGCTAAATGAATATGGAAATAAAAAGAAACAATTCTTACCGGATAATAAATTGCTGGGATAGAGAGTAGAGAAGAGGCGAAGTGCGTGAAAGGGACATTAGTAAATGTGGCGGCTGTGGTCGCTGGTTCGCTGGTCGGAATGGTCTTGAAAAAGGGCATTCCCGAGCGCTATCAATTGACTGTAACCCATGGCCTGGGGATGGCGGTAGGTCTAATCGGACTACAGATGGCTTTAAAGACGCAAAATATACTGATTGTTATCATCAGTCTGGGCCTCGGCGGTTTGCTGGGAGAAAAGGTTGATATTGACCGCTGGCTGAACCGTCTGGGTGCCTGGATCAGCCGGCGGCTGGGCGATCAGTACGGTGATGCCGGACAGGGCTTTGTTACAGCCAGCCTGGTATTTTGTGTAGGTGCTATGGCGGTTGTTGGCTCGATTCAGGACGGTCTGACAGGCGATGCTTCAACTCTTTATGCAAAATCCATGCTGGATGGTGTTTTCTCCATGGTATTTTCATCAACAATGGGGATTGGGGTAGCGTTATCGGGCATATCTATTTTATTGTATCAGGGGAGTATTACCT comes from the Propionispora hippei DSM 15287 genome and includes:
- a CDS encoding ParB/RepB/Spo0J family partition protein, whose product is MIKQQRGLGRGLDALFKQAPPEEVSNEIPIEQIMPNKFQPRRVFDEEALSELAQSIQLYGVLQPVVVRRTLEGYELVAGERRWRASRKAGRQTIPALVREYSDAEMTEIALIENLQRENLNPIEEAMAFRRLMEEFGLTQEEVARKIGRSRSLIANTIRMLNLPAAIQEYVSRGTLSMGQARPLLGLECVDLQLEAAEIIIGEDLSARDAEELVKKLNAAPKQEKQKTVEPPKEIFVVEAEDRLKLLLGTQVKIKPGKIKSKIEIEFYSADDLDRIIETLMPAPVAAGTKVRGPFII
- a CDS encoding aspartate ammonia-lyase; this translates as MRWEKDLLGSKEIADEAYYGIHTLRALENFPISGYKVHPKLLEALVAIKKAAAEVNGELGHIPQEVAQAIAAAAEEVLAGGLREAFVVDALQGGAGTSTNMNVNEVLANRAIELLGGKRGDYERVHPLNHVNKHQSTNDVYPTALRMAAVWLLKPLSEACARLQQTFQDKEAEFASIIKVARTELQDAVPIMLGQEFSAYAQAVARDRWRLYKVEERLRQVNLGGTAVGTGLAADWQYIYRVNDRVRQYAKFGMARAENMIDITQNADVFVEVSGLLKALAVNIGKIANDLRLLASGPRAGLAEICLPERQAGSSLMPGKVNPIIPEAVNQASFHVIASDTAITLAAQAGQLELNAFLPLIAHHLLSSIDILTQSVTIFGSHCVAGIRANQSVCRNNLENSLVSVTALVPYLGYDTATAVVRQAAASGRTIAEVVQDMQLMEPEELDRILDPHHMTMPLQRR
- the hydF gene encoding [FeFe] hydrogenase H-cluster maturation GTPase HydF; its protein translation is MQDTPKGNRLHIAMFGRRNVGKSSLINALTSQSIALVSAVPGTTADPVYKAMEMLPLGPVMMIDTAGIDDEGTLGTLRVEKTMQVLTKTDLAILVLSAETGVSAYEQTIAAAIRERGIPLVGVLNKMDTAAFNQSKLEEWGKALELSLVPVSAVEHKGLEQVKQQIIKQAPGDWDSMPVIGDLLNPGDTVVLVVPIDLAAPKGRLILPQVQTIRDILDHDAYSLVVKERELKEALGNLRKPPRLVVTDSQEFLKVDADTPPEIMLTSFSILFARHKGDLETLVSGAKAIDRLQPGDRVLIAEACTHHRQADDIGKVKIPRWLRQRIGGELEFNWVSGGEFPADLSSYKLIVHCGSCMLTRREMLYRLSVARQANVPIVNYGVLIAWVHGILPRALLPFPAARSILED
- a CDS encoding DUF554 domain-containing protein; translated protein: MKGTLVNVAAVVAGSLVGMVLKKGIPERYQLTVTHGLGMAVGLIGLQMALKTQNILIVIISLGLGGLLGEKVDIDRWLNRLGAWISRRLGDQYGDAGQGFVTASLVFCVGAMAVVGSIQDGLTGDASTLYAKSMLDGVFSMVFSSTMGIGVALSGISILLYQGSITLLAGVCSSILSDAIITEMTAVGGVLIVGISLLMLKLKTVKVANLLPAIPVAAVVTALWLK